In Salana multivorans, a single genomic region encodes these proteins:
- a CDS encoding sugar ABC transporter ATP-binding protein, whose protein sequence is MSAPWGSPDPGDGHARETAGPRDTGATHPVDVDRGDLGRDGVDPGDGAVLLTAVGVTKAYGGVPALTDGRITLRRGEVHAIMGENGAGKSTLMKILTGSETADSGEIVYRGQPFTYTRPHEIQAAGISIVYQEFNLLPDLTVAQNVYLGREPGSGLPGFISDRALRRRVEELFARIGVPVDPGRLVRDLSVAEQQMVEIAKALSHDCDVLILDEPTAALTDSEIDALFAVIRDLRSNGVAIAYISHRMSELARIVDRVTVMRDGAFVAEHRFADLHMDDLIREMVGREITNQYPARLALDVGEPTLEVRGLSTSLLRDISFTAYRGQVLGIAGLVGAGRTELARAVFGADPRASGTVLLHGRPVTIRAPHQAIAHGIGYVTEDRKNDGLMLELGIEQNILLASYPRFTRGGFVAERAAREAAGELVSRLRIKVAGLGQEAGTLSGGNQQKVVLAKWLCTRAEVLIFDEPTRGIDVGAKYEIYELILALVREGMTVIVISSELPEVLGITDRILVMAEGRITADLLTAETSQQEITQYAMNHLGS, encoded by the coding sequence GTGAGCGCGCCGTGGGGCTCTCCCGATCCGGGCGACGGTCACGCGCGCGAGACGGCCGGCCCCCGCGACACGGGAGCGACTCACCCCGTCGACGTCGACAGGGGTGACCTCGGCAGGGACGGCGTCGATCCCGGCGACGGCGCCGTCCTCCTCACGGCCGTCGGCGTCACGAAGGCCTACGGCGGCGTCCCCGCGCTCACGGACGGGCGCATCACGCTCCGCCGTGGGGAGGTCCACGCGATCATGGGCGAGAACGGCGCCGGCAAGTCGACGCTCATGAAGATCCTGACGGGGTCGGAGACGGCCGACTCCGGCGAGATCGTCTACCGGGGGCAGCCGTTCACGTACACCAGGCCGCACGAGATCCAGGCGGCCGGCATCTCGATCGTCTACCAGGAGTTCAACCTCCTGCCGGATCTCACGGTCGCGCAGAACGTCTACCTCGGTCGCGAGCCCGGGTCCGGCCTGCCGGGCTTCATCTCGGACCGCGCGCTGCGCCGCAGGGTCGAGGAGCTGTTCGCCCGGATCGGCGTCCCGGTCGATCCCGGTCGTCTCGTGCGGGACCTGAGCGTGGCGGAGCAGCAGATGGTCGAGATCGCCAAGGCGCTCTCCCACGACTGCGACGTGCTGATCCTCGACGAGCCGACGGCAGCTCTCACGGACTCCGAGATCGACGCGCTCTTCGCGGTCATCCGCGACCTGCGCTCGAACGGAGTCGCCATCGCCTACATCTCCCACCGGATGAGCGAGCTCGCACGCATCGTCGACCGCGTCACCGTCATGCGGGACGGCGCCTTCGTCGCGGAGCACCGGTTCGCCGACCTGCACATGGACGACCTCATCCGCGAGATGGTCGGGCGGGAGATCACCAACCAGTACCCAGCGCGCCTCGCGCTGGACGTGGGCGAGCCGACGCTCGAGGTGCGCGGCCTGTCGACGTCGCTGCTCCGGGACATCTCCTTCACCGCTTATCGGGGGCAGGTGCTCGGCATCGCCGGGCTGGTCGGCGCCGGGCGCACCGAGCTGGCCCGCGCCGTCTTCGGGGCCGACCCGCGCGCGTCCGGAACCGTTCTCCTGCACGGCCGACCCGTGACCATCCGTGCCCCGCACCAGGCCATCGCCCACGGCATCGGATACGTGACGGAGGACCGGAAGAACGACGGCCTCATGCTCGAGCTGGGCATCGAGCAGAACATCCTGCTGGCGAGCTACCCGAGGTTCACGCGCGGCGGGTTCGTCGCCGAGCGGGCCGCCCGCGAGGCGGCGGGCGAGCTCGTGTCGCGCCTGCGGATCAAGGTCGCCGGCCTCGGCCAGGAGGCGGGCACGCTGAGCGGCGGCAACCAGCAGAAGGTCGTCCTGGCGAAGTGGCTGTGCACGCGCGCCGAGGTCCTGATCTTCGACGAGCCGACCCGAGGGATCGACGTCGGGGCCAAGTACGAGATCTACGAGCTGATCCTCGCGCTCGTTCGCGAGGGCATGACGGTGATCGTCATCTCCTCCGAGCTGCCCGAGGTGCTCGGCATCACCGACCGGATCCTCGTGATGGCCGAGGGCCGGATCACCGCGGACCTGCTGACCGCCGAGACCTCCCAGCAGGAAATCACCCAGTACGCCATGAACCACCTTGGGAGCTGA
- a CDS encoding substrate-binding domain-containing protein, whose protein sequence is MKKLLSLATVGACALLLAACGGGTTGGGTDATTDGQTSTDAPAEGGVIGVIPKSTLYDYWTSVQIGAENAAKENGYTIAFQGTATDTDSEGQVKIVEDFITRGVEAIVISPVDPDALVPALERADAAGIPVVIIDGQLNSDVPRSTVSTDNVAAGALAAQNMAELIGEPGEVAVVNEVAGSVQGMAREEGFTSQIEKDGYSLLNTFFSEGDRNKALNITQDIFSSHPGIKGIFATNEGTTVGVSLGVSGADKAGEVVVVGFDSSDDILQAIRDGVVSGTVTQDPAGIGFAGVTNAIKAIRGESVDAVVDVPAAFVDATNIDDKDVQQVLKPART, encoded by the coding sequence ATGAAGAAGCTCCTGTCGCTGGCCACCGTCGGCGCCTGTGCGCTGTTGCTCGCTGCCTGTGGTGGTGGGACCACCGGGGGCGGCACCGACGCCACCACCGATGGCCAGACCAGCACGGACGCCCCAGCCGAGGGCGGCGTCATCGGCGTCATCCCGAAGTCGACGCTCTACGACTACTGGACCTCGGTCCAGATCGGCGCGGAGAACGCCGCCAAGGAGAACGGGTACACGATCGCGTTCCAGGGCACGGCGACCGACACGGACTCCGAGGGCCAGGTGAAGATCGTCGAGGACTTCATCACCCGCGGCGTCGAGGCCATCGTCATCTCCCCGGTCGACCCGGACGCGCTCGTGCCCGCGCTGGAGCGGGCCGACGCCGCCGGCATCCCGGTCGTCATCATCGACGGCCAGCTCAACTCCGACGTCCCGCGCTCGACCGTCTCGACCGACAACGTCGCCGCGGGCGCCCTCGCGGCGCAGAACATGGCCGAGCTCATCGGTGAGCCCGGCGAGGTCGCCGTCGTCAACGAGGTCGCCGGCTCGGTCCAGGGCATGGCCCGCGAGGAGGGCTTCACGTCCCAGATCGAGAAGGACGGCTACTCGCTGCTCAACACCTTCTTCAGCGAGGGCGACCGGAACAAGGCCCTCAACATCACGCAGGACATCTTCTCCTCCCACCCGGGGATCAAGGGGATCTTCGCCACCAACGAGGGCACGACCGTCGGTGTCTCGCTCGGCGTGAGCGGTGCCGACAAGGCGGGTGAGGTGGTCGTGGTCGGCTTCGACAGCTCGGACGACATCCTCCAGGCGATCCGCGACGGAGTCGTCAGCGGCACGGTGACCCAGGACCCGGCCGGCATCGGGTTCGCGGGCGTGACGAATGCCATCAAGGCCATCCGGGGGGAGAGCGTCGACGCCGTCGTCGACGTCCCCGCCGCGTTCGTCGACGCGACGAACATCGACGACAAGGACGTCCAGCAGGTCCTCAAGCCCGCCCGCACGTAG
- a CDS encoding ABC transporter permease produces MTTEPTARPRQTRRGLQLQRLGAVAGLVVLIIGFAVSSPPFLQVNNLLNIATQTSVIAIIAIGQTYVIITGGIDLSVGAIAALAGVLTADLLRAEVPIPLAILVGLLGGTFVGALNGVLIAYGKIPPFIATLGMLGIARGAVLVMTNGSPVSGLPRAFSWLGNGSVLGIPFPAVLMLVLCAVVGWVLLKSRFGRGVFAIGSNEKTAFLSGLHVPRIKIGVYAVSGLLSAIAGVILTSRLVSAAPTAGEGYELDSIAATVIGGASLSGGVGGIGGTLIGALVMGVLRNGLNLLGVSYYWQQIAIGVVIIAAVWLDALRRRRTR; encoded by the coding sequence GTGACCACCGAGCCAACCGCCCGTCCGAGGCAGACCCGTCGCGGCCTCCAGCTCCAGCGTCTCGGCGCCGTTGCCGGCCTGGTCGTCCTGATCATCGGGTTCGCCGTGAGCTCGCCCCCGTTCCTGCAGGTCAACAACCTGCTCAACATCGCGACGCAGACGTCCGTCATCGCCATCATCGCGATCGGCCAGACGTACGTCATCATCACCGGCGGCATCGACCTCTCGGTCGGCGCGATCGCCGCGCTCGCCGGCGTGCTGACCGCCGACCTGCTCAGGGCCGAGGTGCCGATCCCCCTCGCGATCCTCGTCGGGCTCCTCGGCGGGACGTTCGTCGGAGCGCTCAACGGCGTCCTCATCGCCTACGGGAAGATCCCACCGTTCATCGCGACGCTCGGCATGCTGGGGATCGCCCGCGGTGCCGTCCTGGTCATGACCAACGGCTCGCCCGTGTCCGGCCTGCCACGGGCCTTCTCCTGGCTCGGCAACGGGTCGGTCCTCGGGATCCCGTTCCCGGCCGTTCTCATGCTCGTGCTGTGCGCCGTCGTCGGATGGGTCCTGCTCAAGAGCCGGTTCGGTCGCGGGGTCTTCGCCATCGGCAGCAACGAGAAGACCGCGTTCCTGTCCGGCCTCCACGTGCCGAGGATCAAGATCGGCGTCTACGCGGTCAGCGGCCTGCTCTCAGCGATCGCCGGCGTGATCCTCACCTCGCGCCTCGTCTCGGCCGCTCCCACCGCAGGCGAGGGCTACGAGCTCGACTCGATCGCCGCGACCGTCATCGGCGGAGCCAGCCTCTCCGGTGGCGTCGGCGGCATCGGGGGGACCCTCATCGGCGCCCTCGTCATGGGCGTCCTGCGCAACGGTCTCAACCTCCTCGGCGTCTCCTACTACTGGCAGCAGATCGCCATCGGCGTCGTCATCATCGCGGCCGTCTGGCTCGATGCCCTGCGCCGCCGGCGCACCCGCTGA